The genomic segment NNNNNNNNNNNNNNNNNNNNNNNNNNNNNNNNNNNNNNNNNNNNNNNNNNNNNNNNNNNNNNNNNNNNNNNNNNNNNNNNNNNNNNNNNNNNNNNNNNNNNNNNNNNNNNNNNNNNNNNNNNNNNNNNNNNNNNNNNNNNNNNNNNNNNNNNNNNNNNNNNNNNNNNNNNNNNNNNNNNNNNNNNNNNNNNNNNNNNNNNNNNNNNNNNNNNNNNNNNNNNNNNNNNNNNNNNNNNNNNNNNNNNNNNNNNNNNNNNNNNNNNNNNNNNNNNNNNNNNNNNNNNNNNNNNNNNNNNNNNNNNNNNNNNNNNNNNNNNNNNNNNNNNNNNNNNNNNNNNNNNNNNNNNNNNNNNNNNNNNNNNNNNNNNNNNNNNNNNNNNNNNNNNNNNNNNNNNNNNNNNNNNNNNNNNNNNNNNNNNNNNNNNNNNNNNNNNNNNNNNNNNNNNNNNNNNNNNNNNNNNNNNNNNNNNNNNNNNNNNNNNNNNNNNNNNNNNNNNNNNNNNNNNNNNNNNNNNNNNNNNNNNNNNNNNNNNNNNNNNNNNNNNNNNNNNNNNNNNNNNNNNNNNNNNNNNNNNNNNNNNNNNNNNNNNNNNNNNNNNNNNNNNNNNNNNNNNNNNNNNNNNNNNNNNNNNNNNNNNNNNNNNNNNNNNNNNNNNNNNNNNNNNNNNNNNNNNNNNNNNNNNNNNNNNNNNNNNNNNNNNNNNNNNNNNNNNNNNNNNNNNNNNNNNNNNNNNNNNNNNNNNNNNNNNNNNNNNNNNNNNNNNNNNNNNNNNNNNNNNNNNNNNNNNNNNNNNNNNNNNNNNNNNNNNNNNNNNNNNNNNNNNNNNNNNNNNNNNNNNNNNNNNNNNNNNNNNNNNNNNNNNNNNNNNNNNNNNNNNNNNNNNNNNNNNNNNNNNNNNNNNNNNNNNNNNNNNNNNNNNNNNNNNNNNNNNNNNNNNNNNNNNNNNNNNNNNNNNNNNNNNNNNNNNNNNNNNNNNNNNNNNNNNNNNNNNNNNNNNNNNNNNNNNNNNNNNNNNNNNNNNNNNNNNNNNNNNNNNNNNNNNNNNNNNNNNNNNNNNNNNNNNNNNNNNNNNNNNNNNNNNNNNNNNNNNNNNNNNNNNNNNNNNNNNNNNNNNNNNNNNNNNNNNNNNNNNNNNNNNNNNNNNNNNNNNNNNNNNNNNNNNNNNNNNNNNNNNNNNNNNNNNNNNNNNNNNNNNNNNNNNNNNNNNNNNNNNNNNNNNNNNNNNNNNNNNNNNNNNNNNNNNNNNNNNNNNNNNNNNNNNNNNNNNNNNNNNNNNNNNNNNNNNNNNNNNNNNNNNNNNNNNNNNNNNNNNNNNNNNNNNNNNNNNNNNNNNNNNNNNNNNNNNNNNNNNNNNNNNNNNNNNNNNNNNNNNNNNNNNNNNNAATTGAGGCTACAGAAAAAGtactaactatatatttattaaattattttattggtttccACGACAAAATATCCCTGTAAAAATATACCCGACAAAATATCCCAAAACCAAAatattccctcaaaaatattccATCCCAAGCACCCCCTCTATGTGCGCCTATGGAATTGACCTCTTCTAAAATccaaagataagattattatctaggtaacctcatatgcatatactttaattttaacgcgagttgtgagtattttaagatgtataaaaaatttacaattttaaaatactcataacacacgttaaaattaaaatatactaaaaagcatatgaggttacctagataataatcttatctttacattttataagaggtcaatttactctaattcttaaattaacggagctacacgtgttctactgagcgtaaaatttgctatgttacgcacttgtaagacggagacaacacatccTCTTAAgaagtaaaattttcaattttaaagaacatttaaattaagatgtttttttttaaagagaacatgatacccacatgtgttgtctccgtcttacaagtgcggaatatcagattttaaataGCTTATAGTCTAGAAACGTAtgaatttaaccatttttttaaaattaaaagttataatggAACTTTAggaagtatgtaggtacttataaaccATAATGGATTACACACAATATGTTATTTTCTACTCACACATTGACACAGCTCAAATGTACGTGTCAAATAAATTGTCTAACTATTACTTCTTAAAACATGCTACGCTCAGCACCTTTAGACTATAATATGGGCCAGTAGCGTAGTTAGGAATTTatcttaacaaaaaaatactaaatagttaataataaatacctactaaataaataaaataaatacagtggTGGATGGACCAGTCGTAGATTATTCATAGATACCTACGTTTAAACAAGATAATCGCATATAGTACTGATTACgttgtgtaaataaataatattttcagaaaaattccTTTTCTTAATATCCTAATTTAATGTGTTGTAGATGACTGGATGATTGTGCAAATTGTGATTTCACCATGATTTTTTCGTAACTTGTTAAAAtacgtaagaaaaaaaatcgaaattcatTACCTATAGGCTCTGCGCGGGGCAGTAAAATTGGTACTATAGTGTTATAcgcatataaacataaaattacaaactTTGGAAGGATATAACTTCCAAAACAATGATttccgatattttttttttgcactatcgttcttaactcgtggAAATacgtatgtttataaaaaaaagttgggcaGCTTAAGTGAATTTATACCAAAACtctaattttctatacaaagCTTGTTCTTCAAAAGGTACattggtatataaattaaatatattttcctttttcagtgatttttataattatttcatatgattattatgatatatgataGCCGGTATGGCGGTATAGccgcataggtatatattatacctataattttatgtacctattggaAATTTGAAAATAGTGTCTGGTAGTTAGTAAAGATACTTAACAATATCAATACAGCGAGAAGAAGCACGTTATATaaacgcgtatatattataatataggtactaaaatttgAAAGTACGCTGTACATCCGATTTTAAGGGGTTAATACCTTAAAACAGGCACCGGCAACCCGCGGCCCGCGGGCCGCATGTGGCCCTCGGAACTTTTTGCTGAGGCCCTCCAAATATAATTcatggtgtttaaaattttaattttgtagcttaaattgttataaatatataaataatatttaatcaatgcgaGATAAGCTATGATCGAAAACGTAATCTAATcttatgtaatgtatatatcgTCGATTATGACAAATACGTATTGGTTATGGTCTTAGTGGCTTAGTGCAGTTCGTTTCGAAACATTCCAACGTGAAGTTTAAATTTCAACTGTTTTATAATAACCTATCAATTCAATGTcgaaaaaacgtaaaattagtGATGAACATCGTATANNNNNNNNNNNNNNNNNNNNNNNNNNNNNNNNNNNNNNNNNNNNNNNNNNTATATTTCAGatcgaattaatattttatccggCGTTCCTCAGGGTGATCACTTATCACCCTTACTATTCTCGATATTCATAAACGacattacctaataaaattttaaaacattcaagTTGTCTTTTACTTGCGGatgacacaaaaatatataaaaatattaaatgcactAATGATGCATTAGAACTACAATGTGACTTAAACAGCCTTTATCAATGGTGTATTGAAAATGATATGTCtttgaatattgataaatgtgCTATAGtctaattttctttaaaaaagaaTACTTTACTTTTTgattacacattaaataattcaatccTAACacgtaattatgtaattaaagacTTAGGTGTTTTTTTCGATACAAAACTTTCATTCAATTTTcatgttaattatataagaaaCAAATCCTACAAGAAACTTGGCTTAGTAAAACGTATGTGTAAAGATTTTTACGATGAATCAGCCCTAAAAATCTTGTACTTTACGCTAGTTCGTTCTAACTTTGACTATGCCTCTATAATTTGgcgtactaataatattatccaaaacCATAGTCTATCTACTGTAcagaataactttttaagataCCTATCAtacaaatatcattataaaagaaCTCCTCATTCTGGATATGAAACCGTTTGTAATCTCTTTAAAATAATGCCcctaaataaaagatttattatcttaaactgtaaatttttatataaactattacataatattatagattgtcCCGAATTAATCGaacgtttaaattttagagTAAACCAATCTAATTCcagaaataatttcactttttaCCTTTCCTCTATCTCTTCAAACTATATGCTATATACCCCTGCAAATATACTTATGTCAGCAGATAATTCAACTATAGACTTAGATTTATTTAACACTAccttatttaatttgtctaatATCTGATCTAATCATCTCTTATCCTCTTCTATTTCTCTGCTCTCTATATCATATTTTCCccttttttatttcttctacctacatattttataaccacTATACtatcaatgtaattatttattcatattatgctgcttttatataatatctttaagtttaaatcgttatttaatatttaatatttgtatacatatacttttttttttttttttctctttattcTTTTGTTCTTTTCTCTATTTTGttctgttttatgttatttatattcacATTACTTTTAAGTTGTAACCCATATTATGTGCACTTAACACAAACTGtcactacaatatttttgtaattggaatttatttccgtaaataaattattattattattattattatagtactgaTTACgttgtgtaaataaataatattttcagaaaaattccTTTTCTTAATATCCTAATTTAATGTGTTGTAGATGACTGGATGATTGTGCAAATTGTGATTTCACCATGATTTTTTCGTAACTTGTTAAAAtacgtaagaaaaaaaatcgaaattcatTACCTATAGGCTCTGCGCGGGGCAGTAAAATTGGTACTATACTGTTATACGcatataaacgtaaaattgcAAACTTTGGAAGGATATAACTTCCAAAACAATGATttccgatattttttttttgcactatcgttcttaactcgtggAAATacgtatgtttataaaaaaaagttgggcaGCTTAAGTGAATTTATACCAAAACtctaattttctatacaaagCTTGTTCTTCAAaaggtacataggtatataaattaaatatattttcctttttcagtgatttttataattatttcatgtgattattatgatatatgataGCCGGTATGGCGGTATAGCcgcataggtatattttatacctataattttatgtacctattggaAATTTGAAAATAGTGTCTGGTAGTTAGTAAAGATACTTAACAATATCAATACAGCGAGAAGAAGCACGTTATATaaacgcgtatatattataatataggtactaaaatttgAAAGTACGCTGTACATCCGATTTTAAGGGGTTAATAccttaaaatatacctaatatcaaatcaatttattgagattcaacaaaaatgaaaatccaagaattaaaatatgtattcgtttaatatttttagattcaaacttattacttattagtacatTTTACAAGAAACTACTTATACTTTTTCTCATATCGCCATAtcggtatcatattattatagtttatgtttaAAACCATATTTCGTAGCAGCAAGTAGCATAAATAATAAGTCGTTTTGTTCGACCGGTACGAACTTTGGTCCCACCACCATTCCAGCAGAAgtcttatgtaatattataataatattacctgctCGGATAAGCGCAGTCGGGAACCTGCCCCCCGCGCGCTTCACACCAGAAACCGATCAAGCTACGCCCCGCgcgaatcataattattatttacttatttatttattaaaaaaaactacttactaGATCTCGTTCAAACCAATTTTTGGTGGAAGTTTGCATGGTaatgtacatcatatattttatttagttttatcaacctcttattttagaagttatgggGGGGGCACACATTTTACCACTTTGGAAGTTTCTCTCGCGCAAACTATTCagcttagaaaaatattatattagaaatctcaatataatttttgaagacCTATCCATAGATACTCCACACGTATGGgttggatgaaaaaaattttttagtttcattTCTTAGTATGGGGAAcccccaaatttttttttctatttttgtgtgAAAGTCTTAATGCGGTTCACGGAATACGTCTACTTACCAAGTTTCAACAATATAGTTCTTATAGTTTCGGAGAAAAGTGACTGTGACACCCGGACGGACAGACAGACGGACATGACGAATCTATAAGGGTTCCGTTTTTTGCTACGGAACCCTATAAAGACATGCCTACATACATAACTACCATTGATAGCACCATTTCCCAATATTTTATGCAGAACAAGATGCAATGCAAGATGATGGTTGGCATCAGTTTCagggacataataatataataatggttaatatACTGACTAGTGATAGGTtaggtattgaaatattatttacttatcaatgggtaatttaaaattcttatataattaCTTTGTTATATGTCTATGTTATAAAGCTAGAAAATGAAATTGTACCATTCGTGGTAGACAATATTggcaatgatatattttttaaaacaattttttacataagataaaaatgagaaaatatatattttattctaaaaccaTTGGTCTAAAATTGTATGCCAGTCTTATACAATTTGACCCACAGTAATAGACTGCTGCATATTCTgctaaatatattctaatatttaaaaagtatttatgtatttacatataattaagaAGTGCcaaatttataaactaaattgtcTCTACTAATTAGCTATTAAATCATATCTTAAAGATTCACGTTTACTGATATTTGGAGTAGGTATGAGTATGAGTTAACTTTTTTTAGTATGAACTGTATGTACTATAGTATGTACTATGAAGTTGAttggatattttttatacagaaaaTTAAGATGAAGTACACTCAGttctttataattatcattagtaGATCCGACCCGATCTGTTACATTAAAGCAGTTACAAANNNNNNNNNNNNNNNNNNNNNNNNNNNNNNNNNNNNNNNNNNNNNNNNNNTTTGTGTTAAAAgccatacaaaataaataaaaataaattattattgaaaataaaccactatttaattttactgttgAAATTGACTTCAACTTCATGTAAAACTAACATCTTTTGGATCGTTCCACATACAAACAATATGAAGCTgcttaaaatactaaatttactatgtagtatgtatactaaatattttaaattactttttttttttgattaattaattaatttttttttattttcataatgttaAGCAAAATGTTTTCATCGTACAATATCTATTATCAGATATTCAGatctaatattgaattaaacagACTGACAAAAGAGAATTATTGTTAAGATAAAAAACAAAGGGttgtttattacaaaaaaatgtactactGGTTAATTCCTTTCTTGGAACTAAGgctaaatatttgtaaaatgatgaatgtatggtaatacatttatatattatgtgaattatatagtatttttataaaacgtcaTCTTTAAATCCCCAACATTTGCAGAAAGGTGTTGAATACTAAGTCACTAAAATTTAAGTTCACaaacttattcaaatttaatttaatacaattattgttatgtctATCTAATCCCCTTATGGCCTATGTCAAACCAGCAGTCAGATTCTGCATGCAAACAACGAAATTGATGAACACATAAtgccataatataaataatatacaaatataatattgtgtacaatattcgtcaaaactcaaattattaaattataaatttataaatgttgataatgataaaatacatttttatttacctaaccTGGTTACTAGTGAGACATTTTGATCAAGGGATGACAAATAGATCCCGAGACAACTAGATCCATATTGTTAccataatatgtatggttgggaTCTCGTATCGAGGTTTATCGAACTAACCCTATTTGTTCATACACCGACTGGTGTCATTTAGCGGCATTTTGGCTCAACAATACTAAAAGTACTTCTGTTTAATGCTCGCTTATAACTAGATATTATAGAGCCTTACTTATAACCACggacgtacatattataacaaatatcatATCGGTTTAAGACATTATATCGCTAGATGGCGCCAGTGAGTAGTTTTGGCGACTCGGTTTGACGATCTCCTTATCACAATTCGTTGTGTAACCACTATATTATCTGAAACCATGACTGGCAAATTTTAGTATTAACAtcatataagaataataataataataattcccgTATGGCCGTTTGGTCATTTAGTATTTGGCTGCAAACAGCATTACAGCAACACCCAACAGGTAGTAACAAGTTggtatctattaaaataattattataatttatgaggtTACATTATTTCTACTTACTATTACACTCAATTAATTAGTTaccaatgaataatgattaacaaatattaatttttgtcaaatgttataaattacataggtTCCAAACAGTACTTTAGTATAACAACGCAAAGTCTTAATTTGCTACTATGGAACAATATCATCGAGAATTGATCAACAGTTGTATGTCAGATTTAATATATGTTACTTCTGATTTAGAAACTATTGTTgaaaatttattagaaaaaaatgttatcaatgatTGGATGAAAAGTTATGTTTtggtaagaaatttaaattacctaaattgCATTCTTCTACCACACATCtaggtattatttatgatttacaaatgttttaatttatacttgttttttttttttgtaggaagGTGAGGGagaattaatcaaaaaaacaaagttttataaattaattcaaggACGGGGACCTAACGCATTTACAGCTTTATGCAGAGTATTAGAAGAAACAAGTAACATAGAAGCTCGCAACATTTTAACATCATCAAAAACAAGGTAccctttatttatttacctttattaaaaataaatttgcttcttgaataaaaagaaaataattaatttccatttttaattccaaataaagaaaaatttatgtttttcaaaaatcgaGCATTGTTTGCATTCTGAAGATatggttttagatttttttctaaacagtgagaaaattttttaattgcatGGGCAAAGCAAAACTTTTCTTCAGATTATTCCTAAGGAATGCAATGTTCTATTAATCCATTTAAATGTAAAACCAATTTAATACTATTGAGTGCcaaaattacaacatttattgAGTTAGGAAAGtctcaaaaactattaaatatctGATTATATAgatctttatacattttacatgttattatttagacaaaaataattcaattagaGAAGTAAACattctaaatacatttaaaataaaataatcggtATTCTTGTCGTATGCGGTCTACCGCATACTTTCCGTATACCACACATGTTTCTATATGTCATATGCGATCAAACGGCACACGTCTTGTTGACTACCTATGATCATTCTCAACGATTCGACGGCAATGACAATTAAGCTTTTTCTTAACAATGTgatttatatatcaataattataattataatactatatagtaaaacCTGGGCCTGAAAATAATCATGACTGAAGTCGTAAACGTGTGAGATAACCAGTTAAGTTTGTGCTGTAATACCTATGTGATACGTTATTCTGTAGTTTATacactttaaatattatgttagccATACATTTCAATGTAATTATTCAATCAGGGGAAAAATACCATAGCTTTTTTACAGGAAAAAGGACTTATTGAAATTATTGCAGAAAACTTAACAAAAGACAGACAGACATTGcacagaataatttaaaatgaaattgaaattgGTACAGAAATAGATTCAGACGAATGGCTTGCATATAAGACATTAGAAACCATAGAGTATGTCGTATGTACGTAAATCCATGAACCATTCCCAAATTGTTGTTGATCCCATCAGTGGTGCGCACACACAAAGCATAAAAAGTTTATGGGGAAGGCTTAAAACTatgaatggtaaaaaaaaatgcatggtACATCACCATCATTGCTGCcctcatatttaaataataaaataatgatagtattttttgatttttataaatatgaacatattataatattatatttattatgataattatttttctataccgaatgtaatttttttgtacctaacTTAGAATTGGATCGTGAAATGTATTGtcttatttaattactataaatattttgtgttattaaatcaaatatgctataattctactataatttaattacttataaaaagtATGTATAACCGCCTATAACATATAGACATATGTGTGCTAAATGCAAGTGCGGTAGCCGGTAGACCTCATATGACAAGAATTCCGAATAATCATGTACTTTATTCATGAAAAGAATAATCAagataaaaatctaataaatattaggaATGCAGTATGCAGATTATTCATTTAGTATAAAACACTCTTTatgttaaaaactaataatgtttttttaattaaattatactgtaataactaataggtattattgtattaaattatattccttgtaaattgaatttatgttaaaagttttacaagaaattataaagtatacaatattaaagacAATCAACCATACATGCGTTTgtgtttattatagttttttttttattttataattttataatattaattataatttaaaatttattaaaaaatttcagtGAGAAAGAGGAACAACAATTAAGTTCAATTGAACTATTAGACACCGTGGCATTGAAAAACACCATCTCTGAACATGATGCGCCCTATGTAAAAATTCACCCTGATTGCAAATTCattgaaaatgatttaaataatttacaaagtaGTCACggtgtatgtttatatatttatttaatatatacattaaatgttaagacaatgcattatacataaatttttACAGGTTTATCCAATGAGATCAAATCCTAAGGGCCatgcattgattttaaatatcaataatataaaagataaagaCAAAATTATAGGATTTGATAATGACATGGcaaacgtaaaaaaattatttaaatgcctTGGATTTATTGTTCACTCAAAAGCAGatttaattgaaaaagtaaATAAGCAAATATATTAgtctagaaaataaaaaacataaaaagaaattctttacaaaatattaacttttaaattgttttttgtttctaggaaataaaatatgttattaataagttCATGGATATTTGCCGTAGTGAAAAAGCTAATTCTATTGTTGTGTTTATCATGTGTCATGGTGTAACTGGAAAAGATTCAACTAAATCATCTGAAGATGGCATTATAATAAATGCTGACTGGTTAATTGAACAATtcatgcataaaaaattttctgaaaatacaccaatgttattttttattgatgcaTGTCGGTATggaataagtaatttttttgtactttttatgcataccataaatatttctatttattttagagGACCAAATAGAGATTTTGGTTGGAAATACTGcgatggtaaaaataattacttacaaaATTATGATTCTAATATGTACCCAATCGGAACAATTTTGGACCAACGTTATCAAGATGTTTTCATAGCATATGCCACTCTTCCTGGTAAATCATACTTATCTTAAgctcaattaaaataatgtaatgagcaattataataatttacttacccTCTTATCAACAGTTAATTaaatagcatacatttttttctagggCATACTGCAATACGTGATCCAATAGATGGGTCATGGTTCATACAAAAGTTGTGTCAAGTATTTTGTGAAAATGCTTATAATACCGAATTGGCTAGATTGATGTGTTtggtaaataatacattttatctataaaaatgatttacactgatattatcataacaaaagtaatatatttttttcatatcccTAGGTGGATATTAAATTAGATGAACTGAGCAGCATTGACCATAGGTCTCAAACAGCAGAATGGTCATTTAGAGGTTTCAGAAAAAGGTTTTTCTTTAATCCAGGCGTATATGAAGATAATccagatgataatattttaatgacttcTTCAACCAATCCTACTGATGTTTAAGCAGAatatcatttttcaaatattatttagttaagttTATGTTGTCTacaaatttttttgtcaaaattatacaattaatattgataatatatattttatagttttttttttattttttaacgtctTTGTTGTACTGAATATAGGCTtaacaaaagtttttttaatttttttaattactatttacaatttatatatatacatttatcatattcataacaaatacatttcattatattaatttaataaatatttattatttttattattccaaaGAAAATTGGATTAATTAGGATTGGGCCAAACGTAGTGATTGAGCCGCAACAATTGTACAGTGAGTGGTTCAATCATCAGGGGCTACAATGCCACATACACATATATGAGTggttatactaaaaaatattaggttaatgaaaaattattttattttccaacttGCTAGTCTGAGACTTTATcacaaaaagttatttaaaaaatatagtgtgTCATTACAAAAtggattttgataattattagtgtTTAGTTGAGAATTTGTCTATTGCGGATGCCCTTGGTATGCTACACGATCCTGTGCAATAGAATAGACTAATGGAAAACACTGGGTGCCGCACCAAATGAATAATGATAGGGACTCAAgtggacattttttaatattacaatattatattaatagtataacattttccaattattaCCATTAAGACAATGTcacacctgcatgtgttgtcttcgtcttacaaatgtacaacatagaaaaaactgttttgcgcgggacaacttttcacTCACgatatttgttgtagaactacaaaattttcacaacacgtaaagaagaactttaCCTGTGCAACAGCGTGCTTTTTTgtaatagcactatccaatcatttttttataagcaattgaaaaaaaaaaNNNNNNNNNNNNNNNNNNNNNNNNNNNNNNNNNNNNNNNNNNNNNNNNNNtttatgttatctaaaacgTAGACATGCTGTGCATAGATAATGTTCTACCCaatgttcagaaattttggagcCATTACTACAagcacagaaagataaaagttgtcccgcgcaaaacagtttttgctatttgtacatttgtaagacagagacaacacatgcgggtatgaCGCCCTTTTAAGATCATCTTAAAGATGAAATTCATAAAGTTCATAACTAGGTATAAATCAAGAAAATTTACCCTGTGGAAGAATCCTTTGAGTGCAGAGAAAAGGTTAACAATTAGgtaaattagtatttagtttaaaaattaaaaacatatatatatttattataataattaattaaataataataataacactaaaaataaaaataatataggtaggtcctAGGTCCATCTCTTTTTAGTTTTagcatgtttaaaatatattaaataaataatgagttgCATgagaataacaatttatttttttcataatatggtaaaataGTTTTGCATAACTTTGTCAGACTTAAGTTTGTGTAACTCAAAGCTGAAGATGatctatcaattattatttttatttaatttttttatttgtattatcattgattatatttcGGTGAAGATGAATGTTTAGTAGTTGAGAAGTACATGGCATACATCTatcttatgcatattatatatctatccatattatattatatgtatatctatcctcttcaactattataggtaggtagtaccattgagtatagatagtttTTAGATTA from the Acyrthosiphon pisum isolate AL4f chromosome X, pea_aphid_22Mar2018_4r6ur, whole genome shotgun sequence genome contains:
- the LOC100571705 gene encoding caspase-2-like → MEQYHRELINSCMSDLIYVTSDLETIVENLLEKNVINDWMKSYVLEGEGELIKKTKFYKLIQGRGPNAFTALCRVLEETSNIEARNILTSSKTSEKEEQQLSSIELLDTVALKNTISEHDAPYVKIHPDCKFIENDLNNLQSSHGVYPMRSNPKGHALILNINNIKDKDKIIGFDNDMANVKKLFKCLGFIVHSKADLIEKEIKYVINKFMDICRSEKANSIVVFIMCHGVTGKDSTKSSEDGIIINADWLIEQFMHKKFSENTPMLFFIDACRGPNRDFGWKYCDGKNNYLQNYDSNMYPIGTILDQRYQDVFIAYATLPGHTAIRDPIDGSWFIQKLCQVFCENAYNTELARLMCLVDIKLDELSSIDHRSQTAEWSFRGFRKRFFFNPGVYEDNPDDNILMTSSTNPTDV